In Camelina sativa cultivar DH55 chromosome 16, Cs, whole genome shotgun sequence, a single window of DNA contains:
- the LOC104750036 gene encoding probable serine/threonine-protein kinase RLCKVII: MGCFGRTVKSNKRSETKTTKKNDVTSPKKLTNDPNIVHKNINRDNQTQPSSDCLKVSLCGDVNKEVDTKEEDQLALDAKDTLVEDEVSGKKAQTFTFGQLAVATGNFKSDCFLGEGGFGKVYRGFIEKINQVVAIKQLDRTGSQGIREFVVEVLTLSLADHPNLVKLIGFCAEGVQRLLVYEYMPLGSLDNHLHDLPHSRKPLAWNTRMKIAAGAARGLEYLHDTIKPPVIYRDLKCSNILLDKEYHAKLSDFGLAKVGPRGSETHVSTRVMGTYGYCAPDYALTGQLTFKSDVYSFGVVLLELITGRKAIDNTRPRNKQSLVEWARPLFKNRNNFKKMVDPLMEGEYPIRGVYQALAIAAMCVQEQPSMRPVIADVVMALDHLASSKYDHGHHHRRNHSNVTETRGDDEEKKTLPESNVTEKRGDEEEKIVVPESNVCVEEEKQENKICSDQAT; this comes from the exons ATGGGTTGTTTCGGACGCACCGTGAAATCTAACAAACGATCAGAGACCAAAACCACGAAGAAGAATGATGTCACCTCCCCAAAAAAACTCACTAACGATCCAAACATCGTTCATAAGAACATCAATCGAGACAATCAAACGCAACCCAGCTCAg ATTGTTTAAAAGTTAGTCTATGTGGAGATGTAAACAAGGAAGTAGATACTAAGGAGGAGGATCAATTAGCTTTGGATGCAAAGGATACTTTGGTTGAAGATGAAGTTTCAGGGAAGAAAGCTCAGACTTTTACGTTTGGACAACTCGCTGTTGCTACCGGAAATTTTAAGTCCGATTGTTTTCTAGGTGAAGGAGGCTTTGGTAAAGTTTACAGAGGTTTCATTGAGAAGATTAAccag GTTGTTGCTATTAAGCAACTTGACCGGACTGGTTCTCAAGGAATTAGGGAGTTTGTGGTTGAAGTCTTGACGTTAAGTCTTGCTGACCATCCGAATCTTGTGAAGCTTATCGGTTTTTGCGCTGAGGGTGTTCAGAGACTATTGGTGTATGAGTACATGCCACTAGGGTCTTTGGACAACCACCTCCATG ATCTTCCTCATAGTAGAAAACCGCTAGCGTGGAACACTCGGATGAAAATTGCGGCTGGTGCAGCGAGAGGTCTAGAGTATCTCCACGATACAATAAAGCCTCCTGTGATCTACCGTGATCTCAAGTGTTCGAATATCTTGCTCGATAAAGAGTATCACGCAAAGCTCTCAGATTTTGGGTTAGCTAAAGTAGGACCAAGAGGGAGTGAAACTCATGTTTCCACAAGGGTTATGGGAACATACGGATACTGTGCTCCTGATTACGCATTAACAGGACAACTCACATTCAAATCAGATGTATACAGTTTTGGAGTTGTTCTTTTGGAGCTTATCACTGGAAGGAAAGCGATCGATAACACGAGACCACGTAACAAACAAAGTCTAGTCGAATGG GCACGTCCGTTGTTTAAAAATAGGaataatttcaagaaaatggTTGATCCGTTGATGGAAGGAGAATATCCAATTAGAGGAGTGTACCAAGCACTTGCAATAGCTGCAATGTGTGTTCAAGAACAGCCTAGTATGAGACCGGTGATAGCGGATGTTGTAATGGCTTTGGATCACTTAGCTTCTTCCAAATATGATCATGGCCATCATCATAGACGAAATCATTCTAATGTGACAGAGACGAGAGGCGAcgatgaagagaagaaaacactACCCGAATCTAATGTGACAGAGAAGAGaggcgatgaagaagagaaaatagtAGTACCCGAATCTAATGTTTGTgtggaggaagagaaacaagagaacAAGATTTGCTCAGATCAAGCGACTTAA
- the LOC104750034 gene encoding DEAD-box ATP-dependent RNA helicase 40-like: MAKGDDNVQRKKNKVTRKKMSRKNDSATVSARIAAIIAAKKRRKSGKRSMCQGMCFSLPTPQDPYNERQGKADITKKKKKKKKKNKVKSRDKEDKKPSPMSIDGVEKMDGPSKFLMSNLNEIENSFRKDGTYSEQHDKFLFTSTWGIEFWKCFLSGKDIVETSGMPSTVEQIAWIVSTAADAIAKREKDEEEDESIGNSPFLLYLVPSQSKASQVRSVCKALKSIGIHTVSLHQGASLDHQISGLKSVEPEFIVATPERLLEIVNLKGVDISGVSLLVVDELGSLCSCGYLDAVKSIKQAISSKHQSVVFNDSFTATTIPAVQGLLGRSINRVTVSDSVASQGSYIIQTVNVCSSEDKKLEKFAELLDSSSSKIIHIITKEENFGKIRALLKLKGISEVKESRKPLAHLIDIEQLDTAVMRDFETVLLPDFFPSIEIYTQILTSMARESVHGVLQSFITKKEAKSYQAGPLVNVLESCGQNVPDPWKNLSVAISD; this comes from the exons atggcGAAAGGCGACGATAAtgtgcagaggaagaagaacaaagtgacgaggaagaagatgagtagAAAAAACGATTCCGCCACTGTTTCTGCTCGCATCGCTGCCATTATCGCCGCCAAGAAACGCCGCAAGTCTGGTAAACGCAGCATGTGTCAG GGAATGTGTTTCAGTCTTCCTACACCTCAAGACCCATATAATGAGAGGCAGGGTAAAGCTGATatcaccaagaagaagaagaagaagaagaagaagaataaggtGAAGAGTAGAGATAAAGAAGACAAGAAGCCATCTCCTATGTCCATTGACGGTGTTGAGAAGATGGATGGTCCATCAAAGTTTCTGATGTCAAACCTGAATGAGATAGAGAACTCGTTTCGCAAAGATGGCACATACAGTGAACAGCATGACAAGTTTTTGTTCACTAGCACTTGGGGAATTGAGTTCTGGAAATGTTTTTTATCTGGGAAAGATATTGTAGAGACAAGTGGAATGCCTTCTACTGTTGAACAGATTGCGTGGATTGTTTCGACCGCAGCAGATGCTATTGCTAAACGGGAGAAagacgaggaggaggatgagtCAATTGGAAACAGCCCTTTTCTTTTGTACCTTGTGCCATCTCAGTCCAAAGCTTCTCAG GTTCGATCGGTTTGTAAGGCACTGAAAAGTATTGGAATTCACACAGTGAGCTTACACCAAGGAGCGTCACTAGATCATCAGATTTCCGG ATTGAAAAGCGTCGAGCCTGAGTTTATAGTTGCTACACCTGAGAGACTTTTGGAGATTGTCAACTTGAAGGGAGTTGATATATCGGGTGTTTCATTGCTG GTCGTCGATGAACTAGGTTCCCTTTGCAGTTGTGGTTATCTAGATGCTGTTAAATCCATTAAGCAGGCCATTTCTAGCAAACACCAATCAGTAGTTTTCAACGACAGTTTTACTGCTACCACTATTCCGGCAGTCCAGGGTCTTTTGGGGAGATCAATCAACAGAGTTACCGTCAGTGATTCTGTTGCCAGCCAAGGCTCTTATATTATCCAGACTGTAAATGTCTGCTCCTCAGAAGATAAAAAGCTAGAGAAG TTTGCAGAGCTTCTGGATTCATCTTCGTCGAAGATAATACACATTATTACAAAGGAGGAAAATTTCGGAAAGATAAGGGCTCTACTTAAGCTCAAGGGTATCTCAGAGGTCAAAGAGAG CCGTAAACCTTTGGCACACTTGATTGATATCGAACAGTTGGATACAGCAGTTATGAGGGACTTTGAAACCGTTCTACTTCCAGATTTTTTCCCATCAATCGAAATTTACACTCAGATTCTGACAAGCATGGCTAGAGAGAGCGTTCACGGTGTACTTCAAAGCTTTATAACAAAAAAGGAGGCCAAGTCTTATCAAGCTGGACCATTGGTGAATGTCCTGGAGAGTTGTGGTCAGAACGTGCCTGATCCTTGGAAGAATTTATCTGTTGCTATATCTGATTGA